The genomic interval CCAATAGCACTCACCTGTTCCTGTTACCTGGTTACCCTCATCACTAATTCAACATCAGACCCAGCACGGTGCAGCTGTGTGTGCATTCAATCTAGACAGCATGCAGAAGGACTTGGGGAAGAAGTGTGAAGACGGACTGATGCAGGACGGAGACGCCATGAGCCCACAAACGCAGGACTCCAAGAGCTCGACTGGGGAGGAAGAAAGCAGTGTGTTGCCCTCTGCGCCACCATTACCTACTTCACCCCCCTCTCCACCGTGTCAGAGACCGAAACTGATATTTCACACTCAGCTTGCTCATGGAAGTCCTACAGGCCGGATTCATGGCTTCACCAACGTAAAAGAGCTCTATGCCAAGATCGCAGAGGTTTTCAACATTTCTCCTTCAGAGGTAAGCCAGAGTTTAATAGAAATGAGCAAAACATGAGACAGAATGGTATTATTCATAATGGACCAAAACCAATACAGGCCAGCTAACTGCTTATAATAAGGTCAGTGTGAACAGATTATTCACTGTCTATTAGTCAAACAGTATGATAttaggaatcattttaatttatacgatgttttgtttaaaactCTGAAAATAATAGAATCCAGGATCATGAAAACTTGCtgagtgattattattattagttaaaatGTATAGAGCCACACTGTTATTATACTATATGTGTATAGTCATGTATATTTGACTTTCAGTGATTTTGTCCTAAAACAGACCAGTAGAAATACCTTGCGTAGCACAGAACATCGTCTTTACAATTGACATATTTAATGTCCAAACTCATGTAGCAAACCTGTTGACTTCACAAAGCACAATAAAACTGCACATGTCCTTGAAAAGACTTAAAATCTTATCTACAGTCCTTTATAACTATCTCATAGTTAAAGGCTCCATCCCAGGAAATGTGTTTATCTCTTGTAAGTGCTCCTGTTTAGACCCAAGCCAGTGTTTTCAAGTGTAAATGGGACATGTAGGCTAAAAGATATTTGATATCTGGATCTTAAAGTACAGAATAAAAGACAGTGGGgtgtgttgttataggaaaatagtTGTGGTGTCATGAGATCACCCaacagtggattattttccaataacatgCATGCTTCCAAAGTATTTTGTTGCTCTTATACTACATCAGCTTGCCAATCATTAtactattacatttattaataaatgagaCTTTGATGtggttacagttacatttaatattgtagAATGTCTGCAAGACATGTTAGCACTTATGTTATCAGAGGTATAAAAGTCTcactcaccagcctctctcttttctctctattTTGGGGCTTGttatgaaaagaaaacagaaagtacAACCATCTGTTTGCATGTGACTTGCCTGTGCCTTGATAACGATCACAACAAAAAGATTCCCTGGCCATTATCTGTCAGAGCTCTTATTAATATATAAGTATCACTATGAGTATATGGAGTTTAAGTATTATAAAGTAATAATGAGtactgtactctctctctctctctctctctctctctcaaccttCCCTGTTATCTCTCCCCATTTACCCAGATCCTCTTCTGCACTTTAAACTCACACAAAGTGGACATGCAGAAGCTGCTGGGGGGGCAGATTGGCCTTGAAGACTTCATCTTTGCACATGTCCGAGGAGAAACCAAAGAGGTGGAGGTCACTAAAACTGAAGATGCCCTTGGCCTGACAATCACTGATAATGGTGCTGGATATGCTTTCATAAAGGTGcggacacacacagatatttgtAAGGACATTTCATTGACCTCTGTGTTGCTGCAACTAAAGAAGGCCATGTCTACTCCTACCACTAACCTCATTAAGTAAGCAGATAGGTGGATGGGtgaaggaaagacagacagacagactaatGGATAGACCAACAATTAGAAGGACACACAGAAAGGAGGACATACATATAGTTAGTTGGACAGAGGACAGGGTAGGTGAATGAATCTAGGGCAGCCAgccagatggatggatggatggaggaccGACAGACTAATATCAGGAcaaatgcacatacatacagacagacagataggcagacagagaggTAATTGGAAGGAGGAtggaagagtgagacagaggatGGCTGGAGGACAGACAtcaaatagaaagagagacagaatagtgGCAGACAGACATATTGCTGGACAGAcaggacagacagactgacagataaagagacagacagatatcaGACTTTGTCTAATAGTTATTTAACCTTGTTTTTCCTGCCAGAGGATAAAAGAGGGCAGCACTATCGACAGACTGAAAAACGTATGTGTTGGTGATCACATCGAGGCTATTAATGACCAGAGCATTGTGGGATGCCGTCATTATGAAGTGGCAAAGATGCTGAAAGAGCAGCCACGAGGAGAGCCATTCACTCTCAGGCTGGTGGGACCCAAGAAAGCGTTTGGTGAGTCATCATCTCCTCCGTGTGTGTCGTCACTATCGCCTCCaaatgtgagtgtctgtgtgggtgtgtgtgggtgtgtgtgtgatcatcatcaccatgctCCACTACTCTTATCATTCAGTGCTTTGCTTTTACTTAATAACAAACATGATTCTTTATCATATTTAtactatattttaatttttcctttttttgttgttatttttggtGACTTTCTAGtttgaattttttaattttaaaaaatattatttgattatattatttaaatgaattaaataaaacataaatgtaattcaatattaaaagaaattaattgaattagttaattaaaaaataatcctgCTCCAATTTAAAATATCCCTAAACAGTAAGGA from Hemibagrus wyckioides isolate EC202008001 linkage group LG10, SWU_Hwy_1.0, whole genome shotgun sequence carries:
- the gipc3 gene encoding PDZ domain-containing protein GIPC3 → MQKDLGKKCEDGLMQDGDAMSPQTQDSKSSTGEEESSVLPSAPPLPTSPPSPPCQRPKLIFHTQLAHGSPTGRIHGFTNVKELYAKIAEVFNISPSEILFCTLNSHKVDMQKLLGGQIGLEDFIFAHVRGETKEVEVTKTEDALGLTITDNGAGYAFIKRIKEGSTIDRLKNVCVGDHIEAINDQSIVGCRHYEVAKMLKEQPRGEPFTLRLVGPKKAFDMIGQRTRAPKSSEGKMVSGKETLRLRSKGTATVQEMPSEFEEKAIKKVDDLLESYMGIRDPELATTIVEAAKDKQNPGDFAEALDSVLGDFAFPDVFLFDIWGALGDVKNGRV